ATATTATCTAATGCTGAAATTCGAGCAATGATTACAGCCTTCGGTACTGGTATTGGGGAAGAATTTAATTTAGAAAAAGCGCGTTATCATAAAATTATTATTATGACGGACGCCGACGTAGATGGAGCGCACATCCGTACGTTATTGTTAACATTCTTCTTCCGTTTCTTACGACCTCTAATAGATGCTGGTTATATTTATATTGCACAGCCACCACTTTATCAAGTGAAGCAAGGGAAGCATGTTGAATATTGCTATGATGATATTGCGCTACAAGAGATTTTAGAGCGATTGCCAAACATGCCTAAGCCTGTAGTTCAACGCTATAAAGGTCTTGGCGAAATGAACGCAGAGCAGCTGTGGGATACAACAATGGATCCAGAGCACCGTACATTATTGCAAGTGGAATTAGATGATGCAATTAAAGCGAACGAAGCTTTCGAACGCTTAATGGGCGATGAAGTAGAACCTCGTCGTCAATTTATCGAAGAAAATGCGGTATACGCTAATTTAGATATTTAATTTTTCTTGAGGGGAGGTCTACACTTTGTCAGAACAAGAACGCTCCGGTGTTAAAGGAGTTAATATAACAGAAGAAATTGAAACATCCTTCCTCGATTATGCGATGAGTGTAATCGTTTCGCGTGCATTACCAGATGTACGCGATGGATTAAAGCCAGTTCATCGTCGTATTTTATACGGCATGCAAGAGTTAGGGAATACAGCAGATAAAGCGTACAAAAAATCAGCACGTATCGTTGGGGATGTAATGGGTAAGTACCATCCACATGGTGACTCTTCTATTTACGATGCCATGGTACGTATGGCACAAGATTTTAGTTATCGTTACATGCTTGTTGATGGCCACGGAAACTTTGGTTCTGTTGATGGCGACGGAGCAGCTGCAATGCGTTATACAGAATCACGTATGTCTCGTATTGCAATGGAAATGCTTCGAGATATTAATAAAAACACAATTGACTATACTGATAACTATGACGGCTCTGAAAAAGAACCAATCGTTTTACCAAGTCGTTATCCTAACTTATTAGTTAATGGTGCTGCTGGTATTGCCGTTGGTATGGCAACAAATATTCCGCCACATAATCTAGGGGAAACGATTGATGGAGTGTTAGCACTATCTGAAAATCCTGCAATTACTACTGAAGAATTGATGGAAATTATTCCAGGACCGGATTTCCCAACTGGCGGATTAATTTTAGGACGCAGTGGTATTCGCCGTGCCTATGAAACGGGCCGTGGTTCCATTATTATTCGAGCTAAAGTAGAAATTGAACAAAAATCAAACGGTAAAGAAACAATTCTTATTCATGAATTACCTTACCAAGTAAATAAGGCAAAATTAATTGAAAAGATTGCTGAGCTAGTTCGCGATAAAAAAATCGATGGCATTACCAATTTACGAGATGAATCTGACCGCCGTGGTATGCGTGTAGTTATTGAAATACGAAAAGATGCCAATGCAAATGTCGTGTTAAATAATCTTTATAAGCAAACAGCGATGCAATCAAGCTTTGGTGTTAATATGCTGTCGTTAGTAAATGGACAGCCAAAAGTAATGGGCATTAAAGAGATGTTGTATCATTATTTAGAGCATCAAAAAGTCATTATTCGCCGCCGTACTGAATTCGATTTAAAGAAAGCAGAAGACCGTGCTCATATTTTAGAGGGCTTACGAATTGCCCTAGATCATATTGATGAAATTATTGCGATTATCCGCGGTTCTCGTAGTGGTGAGGAAGCTAAACCGCAATTAATGGAACGGTTTAATTTATCTGAACGTCAAGCGCAAGCAATTTTAGATATGCGTTTAGTTCGTTTAAGTGGGTTAGAACGAGAAAAAATTGAAG
This DNA window, taken from Lysinibacillus sp. FSL M8-0337, encodes the following:
- the gyrA gene encoding DNA gyrase subunit A; amino-acid sequence: MSEQERSGVKGVNITEEIETSFLDYAMSVIVSRALPDVRDGLKPVHRRILYGMQELGNTADKAYKKSARIVGDVMGKYHPHGDSSIYDAMVRMAQDFSYRYMLVDGHGNFGSVDGDGAAAMRYTESRMSRIAMEMLRDINKNTIDYTDNYDGSEKEPIVLPSRYPNLLVNGAAGIAVGMATNIPPHNLGETIDGVLALSENPAITTEELMEIIPGPDFPTGGLILGRSGIRRAYETGRGSIIIRAKVEIEQKSNGKETILIHELPYQVNKAKLIEKIAELVRDKKIDGITNLRDESDRRGMRVVIEIRKDANANVVLNNLYKQTAMQSSFGVNMLSLVNGQPKVMGIKEMLYHYLEHQKVIIRRRTEFDLKKAEDRAHILEGLRIALDHIDEIIAIIRGSRSGEEAKPQLMERFNLSERQAQAILDMRLVRLSGLEREKIEAEYQELQVLIAELKAILADEAKIVEIIRTEILELKERFNDARRTEITSGGMEMIEDEDLIPVENSVVTLTHNGYIKRLAANTYRSQKRGGRGVQGMGTNEDDFVEHLMNTSTHDTILFFTSKGKVFRAKGYEIPEYGRTAKGLPIVNLLNIDKGEKVTAMIRVDSFDKDAYFIFTTKTGISKRTPVSQFANIRTNGLIAISLREDDDLIAVRLTDGMKQVIIGTRDGMLVRFQEDDIRSMGRTAGGVRGIKLREGDEVVGMEIVEPGQEILVVTEKGYGKRTTEEEYRLQSRGGVGLKTIQITDKNGPMVAVKTVDGSEDLMLITINGMLIRMDVNDISLIGRSTQGVRLIRLGDDELVATVAKVEKEDEETTDENEEIEE